In one Armatimonadota bacterium genomic region, the following are encoded:
- a CDS encoding citryl-CoA lyase: MTDQPADPSRAWWRTAIIDIAPGQIGVRGYAIEQLIGSISFPAMIWLLLRGELPSPAQAALLEAALVASVDHGPQAPSIAIARMSVTCGLPLNNAVASGINSLGDVHGGAGQQCMEMYEAIAAACGERSLGEETDRGAPLEEAVRDEVERASRRPNRLIPGFGHRFHPVDPRAVRLLAMVDQAARDGVVAGRFARIGRAVEAELERRKGRRIPMNIDGVTAVVFCELGFPPPLGRGLFVLSRAAGILAHAWEQSQQGERIKGPVPPEAGYTYTGVPRRDLPGQV; the protein is encoded by the coding sequence ATGACGGATCAGCCGGCCGACCCGTCCCGGGCCTGGTGGCGCACGGCGATCATTGACATCGCCCCCGGCCAGATCGGCGTGCGGGGTTACGCGATAGAGCAACTCATCGGCTCGATCTCCTTTCCTGCCATGATCTGGTTGCTGCTGCGCGGGGAGTTGCCGTCCCCTGCGCAGGCCGCACTTCTGGAGGCAGCCCTTGTGGCCTCCGTGGACCACGGGCCGCAGGCGCCGTCCATTGCGATTGCACGGATGTCGGTTACCTGCGGGCTCCCCCTCAACAACGCCGTGGCGTCGGGGATCAACTCTCTGGGCGACGTCCACGGCGGAGCAGGTCAGCAGTGCATGGAGATGTACGAGGCGATAGCGGCTGCCTGCGGTGAGCGCTCACTCGGCGAGGAGACAGATCGGGGCGCACCCCTTGAAGAAGCCGTGCGCGACGAGGTCGAGCGGGCTAGCCGCAGGCCTAACCGGCTGATCCCGGGGTTCGGCCACCGGTTCCACCCGGTGGATCCGCGGGCGGTGCGCCTGCTGGCGATGGTGGATCAGGCAGCGAGGGACGGCGTCGTTGCGGGCCGGTTTGCGCGCATCGGCCGCGCGGTCGAGGCGGAACTGGAGCGGCGCAAAGGCCGGCGGATCCCCATGAACATTGACGGCGTTACCGCAGTGGTCTTCTGCGAACTGGGCTTTCCCCCGCCGCTGGGCCGCGGCCTGTTTGTGCTGTCGCGGGCCGCGGGCATCCTGGCACACGCGTGGGAGCAGAGCCAGCAGGGCGAGCGCATCAAGGGACCGGTTCCTCCTGAGGCCGGCTATACGTACACCGGAGTTCCCAGAAGAGACCTCCCAGGGCAGGTGTAG
- a CDS encoding type II toxin-antitoxin system PemK/MazF family toxin yields the protein MGQGDVWWADLSAPRGSGPGFRRPVVVVQGDALNRSRVATVVCVPLTSNLKWAAAPGNVLLSPRVTGLPKESVANASQIVALDKTDLTERVGKLPRAKLSLVLSGIDVVLGR from the coding sequence ATCGGCCAGGGGGACGTTTGGTGGGCCGACCTGTCGGCGCCGAGGGGGTCCGGGCCGGGGTTTCGCCGTCCGGTGGTCGTCGTGCAGGGAGACGCGCTGAACCGCAGTCGAGTCGCGACGGTCGTTTGTGTTCCTCTGACGAGCAACCTGAAGTGGGCGGCCGCACCGGGAAACGTGCTGCTTTCGCCGCGTGTCACCGGGCTCCCAAAAGAGTCGGTTGCCAACGCCTCGCAAATCGTGGCGTTGGACAAGACCGATCTTACCGAGCGGGTCGGGAAGCTGCCACGAGCCAAGCTCAGCCTAGTGCTTTCTGGGATCGATGTCGTCCTTGGGCGATGA
- a CDS encoding bifunctional shikimate kinase/3-dehydroquinate synthase, with the protein MRNIALIGMPATGKSAVGRQLSLTLGLPFVDTDETIESREDASISSIFARHGEPHFRAIEEALIAEVTQAPGVVATGGGVVERQTNLQALRSWGWLIALVASPEAIARRVGQADQWPLLKGQVVANLERLWARRAEKYLSADLVVDVGHEDVDGVVRKILGFLAEREPASSVEVRPGQAPAYRAVVGTGILGLLGHYAREAGLSDRAGILASPAAARRHGEQVCDALQGAGLDPVLIEVPSGESVKTWEIVGGLYGRLVREQIDRTGCLIAMGGEEVLDAGGFVAGTYMRGIPVAYVPTTLMAQLDSCVGGKVALNHFRAKNLIGFLHHPRLAIVDVAAVSGSGVRSVRAGLAEAVKYGAIADADLFDFIEAHAAELLDADSRRLPELVARCLRIKARFVEEDEHGVGPRMLLNYGHTFGHAIESSTGFHRYTHGEAVAIGMTLAARVAVAMGFAPASLEARQTALLRALGLPIDFSGVAPARLVEALWRDKKRQGTSLRFVLPRGFGQGEVRGDVPIELVERVLTDHAPPASAGG; encoded by the coding sequence GTGAGGAACATTGCCTTGATCGGGATGCCGGCCACCGGAAAGAGCGCTGTCGGCCGACAGCTCTCGCTCACCCTTGGCCTGCCCTTCGTGGACACCGACGAGACGATCGAGAGCCGCGAAGACGCGTCAATCTCCTCGATCTTCGCGCGCCACGGGGAGCCCCACTTCCGGGCCATTGAAGAAGCGCTGATCGCGGAGGTCACGCAGGCGCCGGGCGTGGTTGCCACCGGCGGCGGCGTGGTTGAGCGCCAGACCAACCTCCAGGCCCTGCGCTCCTGGGGGTGGCTCATCGCGCTCGTCGCGTCTCCGGAGGCCATAGCGCGCCGCGTTGGACAGGCGGACCAGTGGCCGCTGCTGAAGGGCCAGGTGGTTGCGAACCTTGAGCGGCTGTGGGCGCGGCGCGCAGAGAAGTACCTGTCCGCCGATCTGGTGGTGGACGTTGGGCACGAAGATGTGGACGGCGTCGTGCGCAAGATCCTGGGATTCCTCGCGGAGCGCGAGCCGGCCTCCTCGGTCGAGGTCCGCCCTGGCCAGGCCCCGGCCTACCGCGCCGTCGTTGGCACGGGCATCCTGGGGCTACTGGGACACTACGCGCGAGAGGCCGGCCTGTCGGACCGGGCAGGCATCCTGGCGTCCCCTGCGGCGGCCCGCCGGCACGGCGAGCAGGTCTGCGATGCCCTGCAGGGAGCGGGCCTGGATCCTGTGCTGATTGAGGTTCCATCCGGCGAGAGCGTTAAGACGTGGGAGATCGTAGGGGGGCTCTACGGCCGCCTCGTCCGTGAGCAGATTGACCGGACAGGATGCCTCATTGCCATGGGCGGCGAGGAGGTGCTCGATGCGGGCGGCTTCGTGGCCGGCACCTACATGCGGGGCATTCCCGTCGCGTACGTTCCAACCACGCTCATGGCGCAACTCGACAGCTGCGTCGGCGGCAAGGTGGCCCTCAACCACTTCCGGGCCAAGAACCTCATTGGGTTCCTCCATCACCCTCGGCTGGCCATCGTGGATGTGGCGGCCGTCAGCGGAAGCGGCGTGCGGTCGGTTCGGGCGGGTCTGGCCGAAGCCGTCAAGTACGGCGCGATCGCCGACGCGGATCTATTCGACTTCATTGAGGCACATGCCGCGGAACTGCTGGACGCCGACAGCCGCCGCCTGCCGGAACTCGTGGCGCGTTGCCTGCGGATCAAGGCCCGCTTCGTGGAAGAGGATGAGCATGGGGTGGGCCCGCGCATGCTTCTCAACTACGGGCACACCTTCGGGCACGCGATCGAATCCTCGACGGGATTCCATCGGTACACGCACGGCGAAGCCGTGGCGATTGGGATGACGCTGGCCGCCCGCGTCGCTGTGGCGATGGGGTTCGCCCCCGCTTCTCTGGAAGCCCGCCAGACCGCGTTGCTGCGGGCACTCGGTCTCCCCATTGATTTCTCCGGCGTGGCACCGGCCCGCCTGGTGGAGGCGCTCTGGCGAGACAAGAAGCGGCAGGGCACGAGCCTGCGGTTCGTGCTTCCCAGAGGGTTCGGACAGGGAGAAGTCCGGGGCGACGTCCCGATTGAGCTGGTGGAGCGTGTGCTAACAGACCACGCCCCACCGGCCAGCGCTGGGGGTTAG
- a CDS encoding histidine phosphatase family protein, with protein MSPTTIYLIRHAETTWNAEGRLQGTLDAPLSERGQEQVRRLIEALRAVPLAAVYSSPLGRAHATADPIAAAHAVPLRTVAELREMAQGEWEGRLISEVRDGDGRPIQARVDSPVESVFPGGETMEHVQTRAVAALRMLAERHPGEVIAVVAHGGVNKTLLLSCLGAPLGHHARIAQGGACINIIELGGPLPRVTALNNTVHLDVDP; from the coding sequence ATGAGCCCTACGACCATCTACCTCATCCGCCACGCCGAGACCACCTGGAACGCCGAAGGGCGCCTGCAGGGAACCCTGGACGCTCCGCTGAGCGAGCGCGGTCAGGAGCAGGTGCGGCGGCTGATTGAGGCGCTCCGTGCGGTCCCGCTTGCCGCGGTGTATTCCAGCCCGCTCGGCCGGGCCCATGCGACCGCCGATCCGATAGCAGCCGCGCACGCGGTCCCGCTGCGCACCGTCGCAGAGCTGCGGGAGATGGCGCAGGGCGAGTGGGAGGGCCGCCTGATCTCAGAGGTCAGGGACGGGGACGGCAGGCCGATCCAGGCCAGGGTGGATTCGCCCGTTGAGTCTGTCTTCCCCGGCGGCGAGACCATGGAGCATGTGCAGACGCGCGCAGTCGCCGCGCTGCGTATGCTGGCAGAGCGGCACCCCGGCGAGGTCATCGCGGTCGTCGCCCACGGAGGAGTGAACAAAACGCTCCTGCTGTCGTGCCTTGGCGCGCCCCTGGGGCATCACGCGCGGATCGCTCAGGGCGGGGCGTGCATCAACATCATCGAGTTGGGCGGGCCGCTGCCCCGCGTTACTGCGCTGAACAACACGGTGCACCTAGACGTTGACCCGTAG
- a CDS encoding MFS transporter, protein MVRPALQAGHPISLRVVGPPPCGWRLNKEYDGASVEASCVLTPARRILYSLGPFGSSLLQQTVLLWVFYFYAPPPDQGLPQLVAPALLGLAMGIGRAVDALADPLVAHWSDRLRWQIGRRRPFILAGAPLLAASFALLWRPPHEVVSAVNFLFLAAVLGVFFFVLTFVLNPYMALLPEITGPGRDRVVTSAWQSAFSLTGTAAAFIASSALAARAGFRTMGLMLAPLGLIPLLVAGIAVRERPIADTPVDFWPALRTVFGERAFRVFIVGFALLWLGLSMVNLSMALMVTVLMGLPRAAVGSVLGASVATTLLALPAIAALADRLGKPRALLLAMAAAGVILPLLASVGLWPVPLGAAAQGYLVAAMAGLPLAALFVLPNAILADIAHAVARERGQRLEGMFFAFQGLILNGATSVAAAILGGVLEVFGYGLGLRVAPMIATACVVAGIAVFRRYPEGDLRVNV, encoded by the coding sequence GTGGTCCGGCCAGCACTGCAAGCAGGGCATCCCATTTCGCTCCGGGTCGTTGGGCCGCCCCCCTGCGGGTGGCGACTGAACAAGGAATACGACGGCGCCTCTGTGGAAGCCTCGTGCGTGCTCACTCCCGCCCGCCGCATCCTCTACAGTCTCGGACCCTTCGGTTCCAGCCTGCTCCAGCAGACCGTTCTACTGTGGGTCTTCTACTTCTACGCGCCGCCGCCGGATCAGGGCCTGCCTCAGCTCGTGGCGCCGGCACTTCTGGGCCTGGCCATGGGCATTGGACGTGCCGTGGACGCGCTGGCCGATCCGCTGGTGGCCCACTGGAGCGACCGGCTGCGCTGGCAGATCGGCCGCCGGAGGCCGTTCATCCTGGCCGGCGCGCCGCTGCTGGCGGCCTCTTTCGCGCTCCTGTGGAGGCCGCCTCACGAGGTTGTCTCTGCTGTGAACTTTCTCTTCCTGGCCGCGGTGCTGGGCGTCTTCTTCTTCGTGCTGACGTTCGTGCTCAACCCCTACATGGCGCTGCTGCCCGAGATCACCGGGCCCGGGCGGGATCGTGTCGTCACCTCGGCATGGCAGAGCGCGTTCAGTCTGACCGGCACAGCGGCGGCGTTCATCGCCTCGTCGGCGCTCGCCGCGAGGGCCGGCTTCCGGACCATGGGGCTGATGCTGGCGCCGCTGGGTCTAATCCCGCTGCTGGTGGCAGGGATCGCAGTGCGCGAGCGGCCGATCGCCGACACCCCGGTTGATTTCTGGCCTGCGCTGCGCACGGTCTTCGGCGAGCGGGCGTTTCGGGTCTTCATCGTGGGGTTCGCGCTGCTGTGGCTCGGGCTCTCCATGGTGAACCTCTCGATGGCCTTGATGGTGACGGTCCTGATGGGCCTGCCCCGGGCCGCGGTCGGCAGCGTGCTGGGAGCGAGCGTGGCCACGACGTTGCTCGCCCTACCCGCTATCGCTGCCCTGGCCGACCGCCTGGGCAAGCCGCGGGCGCTGCTGCTGGCCATGGCCGCAGCCGGCGTGATCCTGCCCCTTCTGGCATCGGTCGGCCTGTGGCCGGTGCCGCTTGGCGCGGCGGCCCAGGGCTACCTGGTTGCCGCGATGGCCGGATTGCCGCTGGCGGCGCTGTTTGTGCTGCCCAACGCGATCCTGGCCGACATCGCCCACGCAGTGGCCCGCGAGCGCGGGCAGCGCCTGGAGGGGATGTTCTTCGCGTTCCAGGGTCTGATCCTCAACGGCGCAACAAGCGTCGCGGCCGCAATCCTGGGTGGCGTCCTGGAGGTCTTCGGGTACGGGCTCGGGCTGCGGGTGGCGCCGATGATCGCCACCGCCTGCGTGGTCGCGGGCATCGCGGTCTTTCGGCGCTACCCTGAAGGCGACCTACGGGTCAACGTCTAG
- a CDS encoding type II toxin-antitoxin system RelE/ParE family toxin has protein sequence MRHEILLAPEAAQDLEELDAHVRVTVRDAIEKHLRHQPARTSKSRIRRLRGLARPQFRLRVCEVRVFYDVFETRVEVLAIVRKSDARAWLERAGERS, from the coding sequence ATGCGCCATGAAATCCTGCTAGCGCCAGAGGCCGCCCAGGACCTCGAGGAGCTTGACGCGCACGTTCGGGTTACGGTCCGTGACGCTATCGAGAAACACCTTCGGCATCAGCCCGCCCGGACGAGCAAGAGCCGGATCAGGCGTTTGAGAGGCCTGGCGCGACCTCAGTTTCGTCTTCGCGTGTGCGAGGTGCGCGTCTTCTACGACGTTTTCGAAACACGTGTAGAAGTTCTCGCCATCGTCCGGAAGTCAGACGCCAGGGCATGGCTAGAAAGGGCGGGTGAACGATCATGA
- a CDS encoding type II toxin-antitoxin system Phd/YefM family antitoxin, which translates to MKKVALSEAKDDLSRILRVAEKEEVLITRHGKPAGVLVGFESEDDWFDYRLEHDPRFLARIEAARRSLRAGRGVRLEDRDT; encoded by the coding sequence ATGAAGAAGGTCGCTCTCTCGGAGGCCAAGGACGACCTCTCCAGGATACTCCGCGTCGCCGAGAAGGAGGAGGTACTCATCACCCGGCACGGCAAGCCCGCGGGTGTACTGGTTGGCTTTGAGTCAGAAGACGATTGGTTTGACTATCGGCTTGAGCATGATCCCAGGTTTCTTGCTCGAATCGAAGCAGCGAGGCGCAGCTTGCGGGCCGGGCGTGGTGTAAGGCTCGAAGACCGCGACACGTGA
- a CDS encoding DUF488 family protein yields MAIRVVRLGSQRVEGEGTRIGTVRRPPRGVPRAEFASQNWYDVWLPNLAPSVETMNLGQEAKTPAEWANFIRNYRAEMAAPENSHVIELLAALSRQSNFSVGCYCESEARCHRSVLRELLAERGARLEASAADVKRLARHKGGV; encoded by the coding sequence GTGGCAATACGTGTTGTCAGGCTAGGCAGTCAGAGGGTAGAGGGCGAAGGCACACGCATCGGAACCGTTCGGCGTCCGCCGCGTGGTGTGCCCAGGGCAGAGTTCGCATCACAGAACTGGTACGATGTGTGGCTCCCCAACCTTGCGCCGAGCGTCGAGACCATGAATCTCGGCCAGGAAGCCAAGACGCCTGCTGAGTGGGCCAATTTCATCAGGAATTACCGGGCTGAAATGGCAGCTCCGGAGAACAGCCACGTCATCGAGCTACTCGCGGCACTCTCCCGCCAAAGCAACTTCTCGGTCGGCTGCTACTGCGAGAGTGAAGCACGTTGCCATCGTTCGGTGCTTCGCGAATTGCTGGCCGAGAGGGGTGCCAGGCTGGAAGCGTCGGCCGCTGATGTCAAACGTTTGGCCCGCCACAAAGGAGGTGTGTAG
- a CDS encoding transcriptional regulator, whose amino-acid sequence MPLEKPEDFGTAAGGSRANDYCRFCFQDGAFTEPEISMQAMIDRCVAIMAQQGIMPEDQARALMTDVIPGLKRWQRA is encoded by the coding sequence ATGCCCCTCGAGAAACCCGAGGACTTCGGCACCGCGGCCGGTGGGTCTCGGGCAAACGACTACTGCCGTTTCTGCTTTCAAGACGGCGCGTTTACAGAACCCGAGATAAGCATGCAGGCCATGATTGACAGATGCGTCGCCATCATGGCGCAACAAGGCATCATGCCGGAAGATCAGGCAAGGGCGCTCATGACCGACGTCATCCCTGGGTTGAAGAGGTGGCAGCGTGCCTGA
- a CDS encoding N-acetyltransferase, with translation MTRIRAEKPGDASQVRAVIEAAFGRSLEADIVAELRLASEDYLALVAEDGTVVGHILFTPAVVELAGRRVVGMGLAPMAVLPDRQRQGIGSDLVRRGLEILRERGCPFVVVLGHPEYYPRFGFEPASAHGLASQWEGVPDEAFMVLVLDADAMEGVTGVVRYRDEFDEAV, from the coding sequence ATGACTCGTATCCGAGCCGAGAAACCCGGTGATGCTTCCCAAGTTCGGGCCGTCATCGAGGCAGCGTTCGGGCGGTCACTAGAGGCCGACATCGTGGCCGAGCTGCGGCTGGCCAGCGAGGACTACCTGGCATTGGTGGCCGAGGACGGCACGGTGGTCGGCCACATCCTATTCACCCCGGCCGTGGTCGAACTCGCAGGGCGCCGGGTCGTCGGCATGGGGCTCGCGCCGATGGCTGTTCTCCCGGATCGCCAGCGCCAGGGCATCGGCAGCGACCTCGTGAGGCGCGGGCTGGAGATCCTTCGCGAGAGGGGCTGTCCTTTTGTGGTTGTCCTCGGGCATCCGGAGTACTACCCGCGCTTCGGGTTCGAGCCCGCCTCCGCTCATGGCCTCGCCAGCCAGTGGGAAGGCGTGCCCGACGAGGCGTTCATGGTCCTGGTCCTGGACGCGGACGCCATGGAAGGTGTCACCGGCGTGGTGAGGTACCGGGACGAGTTCGATGAGGCCGTGTAG
- the aroC gene encoding chorismate synthase: MRYLTAGESHGRALVAIVEGLPAGLRVDEDWVNAQMARRMQGYGRSSRMQLEQDRAEIVSGVIRGETIGAPVALWIENRDWRRDEPDITRPRPGHADLAGALKYGFDEVRRVLERSSARETAARVAAGALCGRLLDEFGVRLFSHVTEIGGEAIREQPAHWEEVPALAESSAVRCADPEAEVRMKVAIDAARARGDTLGGVFEVVALGLPPGLGSHAHWDRRIDARIAAAVMSIPAVKGVEFGLGFGAARTPGSSAHDEILHDPERGFYRPTNRAGGVEGGMTNGEPLVVRAAMKPLSTLRAPMRSVDLRTKETVEAAVVRSDVCAVPAAGVVGEAMVSSVLADAFLEKFGGDAVAHIRQAYDRYREEVRRC; this comes from the coding sequence CTGCGCTATCTCACAGCGGGCGAATCGCACGGCCGAGCGCTGGTCGCCATCGTCGAGGGCCTGCCCGCAGGGCTGCGGGTGGACGAGGACTGGGTCAATGCCCAGATGGCGCGGCGCATGCAGGGGTACGGCCGCAGCAGCCGGATGCAGCTGGAACAGGACCGTGCCGAGATCGTCTCGGGCGTAATCCGCGGCGAGACCATCGGCGCGCCGGTTGCGCTCTGGATCGAGAACCGCGATTGGCGGCGCGACGAGCCGGACATCACGCGGCCCCGGCCCGGGCACGCCGATCTAGCCGGCGCGCTCAAGTACGGCTTCGACGAGGTGCGCCGCGTGCTCGAGCGGTCCAGCGCCCGCGAGACCGCGGCGCGCGTGGCCGCCGGCGCCCTCTGCGGTCGGCTCCTGGATGAGTTCGGGGTGCGCCTGTTCAGCCACGTTACCGAGATCGGCGGCGAGGCGATTCGCGAGCAGCCCGCTCACTGGGAAGAGGTCCCGGCGCTGGCCGAATCCTCGGCGGTGCGCTGCGCAGACCCCGAGGCCGAAGTCCGCATGAAGGTGGCGATTGACGCGGCACGCGCGCGCGGGGACACGTTGGGCGGCGTGTTCGAGGTCGTGGCGCTGGGCCTGCCTCCGGGGCTCGGCAGCCACGCCCATTGGGACCGGAGGATTGACGCCCGCATCGCCGCGGCCGTGATGTCCATCCCCGCGGTCAAGGGCGTCGAGTTCGGGCTTGGGTTCGGGGCGGCGCGCACGCCGGGCAGCAGCGCCCACGATGAGATCCTCCACGACCCGGAGCGCGGGTTCTACCGGCCGACCAACCGCGCGGGAGGCGTCGAGGGAGGCATGACGAACGGCGAGCCCCTGGTTGTCCGGGCGGCGATGAAGCCGCTCTCGACGCTGCGCGCGCCGATGCGCTCAGTGGACCTGAGAACCAAGGAAACGGTGGAGGCAGCGGTGGTGCGCAGCGACGTCTGCGCGGTGCCGGCCGCGGGTGTGGTTGGCGAAGCGATGGTGTCGTCCGTGCTGGCCGATGCCTTCTTGGAGAAGTTCGGCGGCGACGCGGTGGCGCACATCCGGCAGGCCTACGACCGGTACAGAGAGGAAGTGCGACGGTGCTGA
- a CDS encoding GNAT family N-acetyltransferase has translation MLTIIGRRVNLREFRAEDAAWLVRMMARGTWWKWDAPWEGPPSEDELRQVPVRIAAMVREAASPPRRMIIETRAGSPIGTVSRYWVDERTQWLEVGVGIYAARNWGRGFGPAALGLWVDHLFEALELRRVGLRTWSGNERMVRLARRLGFKREAVFREAYATADRAHDRVAFGLLRREWQRVRRSWPG, from the coding sequence GTGCTGACCATCATCGGTCGGCGCGTCAACCTGAGGGAGTTCAGGGCCGAGGACGCCGCCTGGCTGGTCCGGATGATGGCGCGCGGCACATGGTGGAAGTGGGACGCGCCGTGGGAAGGTCCTCCCTCCGAAGACGAACTACGCCAGGTGCCCGTGCGAATTGCCGCCATGGTCCGCGAAGCCGCCTCGCCGCCCAGGCGCATGATAATCGAGACGCGGGCAGGGTCTCCCATTGGCACGGTCTCCCGCTACTGGGTGGACGAGCGCACCCAGTGGCTGGAAGTAGGCGTGGGCATCTACGCGGCGCGTAACTGGGGCCGGGGGTTTGGGCCGGCAGCGCTTGGGCTGTGGGTGGACCACCTGTTCGAGGCCCTGGAACTGCGGCGCGTCGGCCTGCGCACCTGGTCCGGAAACGAGCGGATGGTACGTCTTGCCCGCCGCCTGGGGTTCAAGCGGGAGGCCGTATTCCGGGAGGCCTACGCCACCGCGGATCGCGCCCATGACCGGGTTGCCTTCGGCCTGCTCAGGCGGGAGTGGCAGCGGGTCCGGCGTTCCTGGCCCGGGTAG
- the aroB gene encoding 3-dehydroquinate synthase: MTGLPSACSGGSGSGSGVPGPGSPMRTDTSRPSEMPPEKPPEKPAESGWRRVRVNLGPRSYDTVVGAGAISLTGHELQRLGAGRQAAVLSNRGVLRRFGDALLRSLEGCGFAAQTLTVPAGEKSKSLRQVVRIYDALGAFGFNRDDTLIALGGGVVGDLAGFAAGTYMRGIRLVQVPTTLLAQIDSGIGGKSAVNHPRAKNLIGVFHQPALVIADTDALRSLPPAELRFGLAEAVKYGMAMDRVLFEMLEGFTPRNLDEVVYRCAALKASVVEEDEFDWGPREVLNYGHTVGHAIEVALPGRFTHGAAVAIGMQVEARAAVRLGLLGEADSARQAALLECLGLPVTVPAGPAGPLLEAMHLDKKRRGGRIHCTLPEGIGRARLGVEVPDSLMQEVVMECQEPIQAAPREGGA, from the coding sequence ATGACCGGGTTGCCTTCGGCCTGCTCAGGCGGGAGTGGCAGCGGGTCCGGCGTTCCTGGCCCGGGTAGCCCGATGCGGACGGATACCTCCCGACCGTCGGAGATGCCGCCAGAGAAACCGCCAGAGAAACCGGCAGAGAGCGGCTGGCGCCGCGTGCGCGTGAACCTGGGTCCCCGGTCGTACGATACCGTGGTGGGCGCAGGCGCGATCTCCCTGACCGGGCACGAACTGCAACGGCTCGGCGCCGGCCGCCAGGCCGCGGTACTGTCCAACCGGGGAGTGTTGCGCCGCTTCGGGGATGCGCTGTTGCGCTCCCTGGAAGGATGCGGCTTCGCTGCTCAAACCCTGACAGTCCCAGCCGGTGAGAAGTCCAAGAGTCTCCGTCAGGTTGTGCGCATCTACGATGCGCTCGGCGCGTTCGGGTTCAACCGCGACGACACGCTCATCGCGCTGGGCGGGGGCGTCGTGGGCGACCTGGCAGGGTTCGCGGCCGGCACCTATATGCGCGGCATCCGGCTGGTGCAGGTGCCGACCACCCTGCTGGCCCAGATTGACAGTGGCATCGGAGGGAAGTCGGCGGTCAACCACCCGCGCGCCAAGAACCTGATCGGGGTCTTCCACCAGCCGGCGTTGGTGATAGCCGACACCGACGCGCTGCGCTCGCTGCCACCGGCGGAGTTGCGCTTTGGGCTGGCTGAGGCCGTCAAGTACGGCATGGCGATGGACCGTGTGCTATTTGAGATGCTGGAGGGGTTCACGCCCAGGAATCTGGATGAAGTCGTGTATCGCTGTGCCGCGCTGAAGGCCAGCGTGGTCGAAGAGGACGAGTTTGATTGGGGCCCACGCGAGGTGCTCAACTACGGGCACACGGTGGGACACGCCATCGAGGTGGCGCTCCCCGGCCGCTTCACGCACGGTGCCGCGGTGGCCATCGGGATGCAGGTGGAGGCCCGCGCAGCGGTGAGGCTCGGCCTGCTGGGCGAGGCGGACTCGGCCCGTCAGGCCGCCCTGCTGGAGTGCCTGGGACTGCCGGTGACGGTTCCGGCCGGGCCTGCCGGCCCGCTGCTCGAGGCGATGCATCTGGACAAGAAGCGGCGCGGCGGCAGGATTCACTGCACCCTTCCCGAAGGCATCGGCCGTGCCCGGCTGGGAGTGGAGGTTCCTGACTCCCTGATGCAGGAGGTCGTCATGGAGTGCCAGGAGCCCATCCAGGCCGCGCCGCGCGAGGGAGGGGCATAG
- the aroH gene encoding chorismate mutase, with the protein MHVRGIRGAITVESNAAEAIREATRTLLEAMVRANHVETDEIAAVIFTLTPDLDATFPAEGARQMGWASVPLLSSTEIAVPGALERCLRVLMLVNSPRAQGEIAHIYLRGAEVLRPDLNARSRAT; encoded by the coding sequence GTGCACGTCCGGGGCATACGCGGCGCGATCACGGTGGAGTCCAACGCCGCGGAGGCGATTCGCGAGGCAACGCGCACCCTGCTGGAGGCGATGGTGCGCGCCAACCATGTTGAGACGGACGAGATAGCCGCGGTGATCTTCACGCTGACCCCGGACCTCGATGCCACCTTCCCGGCCGAGGGCGCCCGGCAGATGGGCTGGGCCTCTGTGCCACTCCTTTCGTCCACGGAGATCGCCGTGCCGGGCGCGCTGGAGCGCTGCCTGCGCGTGCTCATGCTGGTGAACTCGCCCAGGGCGCAGGGAGAGATCGCGCACATCTACCTGCGCGGAGCCGAGGTACTCCGGCCGGACCTCAACGCGCGATCTCGGGCGACGTGA